The sequence ttatttgatttatgattgaggaGGGGATATATGGCTGCTGGTATGGATTTTTCACCTCCATTCACTGTAGTAGAAGGTGGGTATAGTAAGGACAATAATGTGTCATCTATGGAAAATCAGAATCCGGAAATTCTGGATAATCTTAAACAACCTGCTAATGGGAAACCTCCTCGCCACCTCTCTGTCATGCGGCATAGTATGAGTTCTATTAGGATGCTGGCTGCTGCTGATCTGGtaagttttcttttccctgttttgtaattaatgatgaaattttgacaaattaaAGGAGGTTGAAAAGATCTCTTCTTTGGTTTGTATAGCTGTATGGTTTACTGAAAATCCTTTGATCAACTGTTTGTGTGGATCTTCTCCAGACAATGGATGTTGGAATTGTTGTCAGTAAGTCTCCTTCTGATGAAAAATCCAATTTTCTTCCCGTCTTTCGATCAGGGAGCTGTGCTGAAGGAGGACCTAAACAGTATATGGAGGATGAACATGTATGTATTGATAATCTTATTGAACATCTAGGCGCAACTGCCAACTTCCCCCCACCTGGAGCTTTCTATGGGGTGAGTATGTCTGTCATCGCATTTACCTTCTAGTTctaaatatctaattaataaatgtatGGATGGACAATCACGCTGATGAAGAGTTATTAAAATCAGGCGAAATGACTACGTGTACAGCATTTAGTCTGATATATGCACTTCCTTTATATCATCCCATGACTTTAACATGGAAGTAGCAATACTTCTCAATCTTGTAGCAAAAGGCAGTTGTTTTTTTCCGGTAAGTTATCAGAATTTTTTTGCTTAGTTGGCTTTATTCATTAATTGAGACTTATTGATACATGTGCACAGGTTTTTGATGGGCATGGAGGTATAGATGCAGCATCATTTGTTAGAAATAACATTCTTAAGTTCATAATTGAGGATTCTCATTTTCCAATTTGTGTGGAGAAAGCAATTAAGAGTGCTTTTTTGAGGGCGGATTATGCATTTGCGGATGATAATGAACTTGATATCTCATCTGGTACCACTGCACTAACTGCCCTTATTTTTGGAAGGTAATGCCCTAAAGttgcttttgatattttgagttttttgactttggatttttcttggtggttgtGAAGAATGTATATAAGTTTGAGGGCTAGTGGTCCATGTGTCCAGGAGAAGACGGACATTGGCCTCTAAGATATACTTCCATGGATTGAAGATGGCATGAATGCTTATATGATTATTCTTAACAATATGGATCTGTAAGATCATAATAAGAGAAGCGAAAAGAAGAGTGTAGGTGAAGGATAGAAGGTTACCATGATGATAACAAAGAATAGCAATGCATCAATCAAAGTTCTGTTTGAGCTCTTAAACTATTTGCATTCGGTGTGTTAGGATGCCATGCAACTTGCCTTTGCAAGTTGAGATTAAGAGCTGAACAGTTCAAAAACTTTTTGACAAAAGGGCTACATCTGTAGCTTTTCTTATCGCGACCCATCTTTGTTAGGAAAACCAAATTGTTTTTCTCTGAAATTACTTACTTCATCACAGGACTTTGGTAATTGCTAATGCTGGGGATTGTCGAGCAGTGCTTGGGAGGCGAGGTAGAGCAATTGAGATGTCCAAAGACCACAAACCAAATTGCACATCTGAAAGACATAGAATTGAGAAACTGGGTGGAGTGATATATGATGGGTATCTTAATGGCCAATTATCAGTTGCACGTGCCCTAGGTGACTGGCACATGAAGGGTTCCAAGGGTTCTGCATGCCCTTTAAGTGCAGAGCCAGAATTGCAGGAGACAGATCTAACAGAGGATGATGAGTTCTTGATCCTCGGCTGTGATGGCCTGTGGGATGTCATGAGCAGCCAGTGTGCAGTAACAATTGCAAGAAAAGAACTGATGCTCCATAATGATCCAGAAAGATGCTCAAGAGAGTTGGTTAGGGAGGCACTCAAACGAAACACATGCGACAATGTAACAGTGGTAGTGATTTGTTTCTCCCCAGATCCACCCCCTCGGATAGAGATTCCACAATCCCGAGTTCGAAGAAGCATATCGGCAGAAGGTCTAAATTTACTCAAGGGTGTGCTGGACTGTAACTCATGAAGCAAGGGGTTCAGGGGAATGTGTACAAAATGCATTCAAGATTTGTTGCCCCTCGGTTTGCTTTTTCTGTCCTCTCAGACACGGCTGACATTCAGCACTGTTCAGGGAAATAAAGATTGCATAGAATGTGattctttttgagttttaaacCCATGTAAATCTGAGATCATTTATGTTGTAACATTTGGTTGAGTGCATTGTTCAGCTGCCTAGTTCCGTAGATGCTTCTTCTCATTCTTCGTTTCTACTTTGTACATAAacttggaaaaaagaaaattgagggGTATGCTTTTCCATGCTCATTTAATTGGTCGGATCTCTATTATTTGTTAATCAATCATGATTAGCCAATTAGGCAAAAATCTTCATGGTATACCCAGATTGTATTTCCTTTGATTATTCTTTGATTCTTGTTTCAATTGCCGCTAATGTTCTGCTTATTGGATCATAATGTCTCATTTAGCTATGGATAAGCAGACCTTTTCTTGTTATAGAACAAGTCTGAGAGCTTTGAGCAACGATATCAACCAGCATCCTGTCTGATACTCTTTTCTTCTTGGAGAACGTGTATGTCGATACACTGGCAATTTCCCCTTCTGTGCGAAAGGAGATTTGAAACTAGTAATTAAAACCTGAAATTTAGGTCTTAGGTTCACATTATCGTCTTTGAGAGAAATAGGTTAATGATAACAGTGACGGGTACACCTATGAGATAGAGAAAGTATCATTGGAAATATGCCAGTCAAACAGCCGTAATTCTTGACAAACAAAAAGCAATCAGATAACAAAATAAAGGTGTTAGTATTCTTCCATCACCACATGACTATCATTGACTAGCTTAAACTTAGTAACAAACCAGAACATGATGGACACTTGTGCATAGATACAAAATTTGTGGGTTCACATAAACAAGACTACAAGCTTTACTATGGAAG is a genomic window of Ricinus communis isolate WT05 ecotype wild-type chromosome 2, ASM1957865v1, whole genome shotgun sequence containing:
- the LOC8273638 gene encoding probable protein phosphatase 2C 27 isoform X2 produces the protein MEDEHVCIDNLIEHLGATANFPPPGAFYGVFDGHGGIDAASFVRNNILKFIIEDSHFPICVEKAIKSAFLRADYAFADDNELDISSGTTALTALIFGRTLVIANAGDCRAVLGRRGRAIEMSKDHKPNCTSERHRIEKLGGVIYDGYLNGQLSVARALGDWHMKGSKGSACPLSAEPELQETDLTEDDEFLILGCDGLWDVMSSQCAVTIARKELMLHNDPERCSRELVREALKRNTCDNVTVVVICFSPDPPPRIEIPQSRVRRSISAEGLNLLKGVLDCNS
- the LOC8273638 gene encoding probable protein phosphatase 2C 27 isoform X1; this encodes MAAGMDFSPPFTVVEGGYSKDNNVSSMENQNPEILDNLKQPANGKPPRHLSVMRHSMSSIRMLAAADLTMDVGIVVSKSPSDEKSNFLPVFRSGSCAEGGPKQYMEDEHVCIDNLIEHLGATANFPPPGAFYGVFDGHGGIDAASFVRNNILKFIIEDSHFPICVEKAIKSAFLRADYAFADDNELDISSGTTALTALIFGRTLVIANAGDCRAVLGRRGRAIEMSKDHKPNCTSERHRIEKLGGVIYDGYLNGQLSVARALGDWHMKGSKGSACPLSAEPELQETDLTEDDEFLILGCDGLWDVMSSQCAVTIARKELMLHNDPERCSRELVREALKRNTCDNVTVVVICFSPDPPPRIEIPQSRVRRSISAEGLNLLKGVLDCNS